The DNA sequence GCGATCGGGGGACTCTCGGTTTCGGGGCTTTCGCAGATTTCCAAGAGTGTCCTGGTCGTCGTCATGTGGGCACTCGTGATGGTTCTCTGGTGGCTCTACTTCCTTCTCCCCCAAGCTCCCTATTGGGTCTTCTTGCTGCGCTCGACCTTTGAGAACACGAATCTTGCGTTCTACATCTATCACTTCGTGGGCTTCGCGTTGCTCGTTGCGGTGCTCGGTATTCCGGTGTTCTTGTCGGGCATGACCTTGCCCTTGCTCTTCCATCACCTGAGGCGCGAGTACGGAGAGCTGGGGGCGTTGGCCGGGCGCCTCTACAGTTGGAACACCGTTGGGTCGCTTCTGGGCGCCTTGATTGGCGGCTACGCTCTCTTCTTCTGGTTCGATCTGCATCATATCTATCGGTTCGCACTCGCGGCCCTGATCATCTCTGCAGCGATCACGACCATACGCGTATACCGCCTGCGTGCAGTGCTCGCGGTGGGGATCCTGCCCATCCTGTTCTTCCTCTCGGTTCAACCGCCCTGGTACAGAACGCTTCTTAGCCAGGGGTTGTTTCGCGAGAGTATGATGCCCCCAGGCGCTGCCGACGGCTACCAGCTATTCGTCGACCGCTACATATCCCCAGAAGACGTAAAGATACGCTTCCACGAGGACGGGCCCAACACGACGGTCACAATCCAGGAGATCAATTTCGACAACGACAAAGAGAACTCATTGACCGTCAGGGTCAACGGGAAATCCGACGGCAACACGATGAGTGATTACGTCACGATGACGCTTCTGGGAATTCTGCCGGCCATCATGGCGGACGAACACAAGCGCGCATTCGTAATCGGATGGGGGACGGGGATGACCGCCGGCACCCTCGGCGCCCTCGATGGCGTTGAGGAAGTCGTCGTCGCCGAGATCTCCCCGGCCATCATTCGCTCGGCACCGCTCTTCGATCGCTACAACTACGATGCCTCGCGCAACCCGAAGATTCACCTGAATCAGGGTGACGCATACCGTGCCCTGACCCGCAGCGAGAAGAAATTCGACATCATCGTGTCCGAGCCCAGCAATCCCTGGGTAGTCGGTGTCGAGATGCTCTACAGCCGAGAGTTCCTCGAGTTGGCGCGCAGTCGCCTGGCGCCCGGAGGGGTCTACGCGCAATGGTTTCATCGCTACGAGACCGACGATGAAACCCTGGATCTCATTCTCCGCACCTATGCCTCGGTATTCGACCATGTATCGGTTTGGGGTGCGCAACCGAAAGACCTGATCATCTTGGGCCTCTCGGAGAGCGGCCCTGCGCTGGACTTCTATCGACTGCTCGAACGCGCCGGGAAGCCTCCCTACAAAGGGCCGCTGGCGTCGATGGGGATCGACCTGCCTTCCAAGCTGATGATCCGTGAGCTGGTGCCGTTCGGTGTCATCCATGCCGCAGGACTCGAAGGGCCCCTCCACACCCTCTATCGTCCTATTCTGGCCGACATGGCCGGCAAAGCATTCTATCGGCGCGGAGACGCGTATCTTCCCTTTACCGGATTTGGAGAGCCCGCTCGAATTGGCGCCAAAAACTCGATGTGGAAGCGCTACTCGGATTACGTTGGTGGGCAATTCTCCGACGAAGAGCGACTCGCTGTGATCGACGCGGCCCTCGATCAGATGCGTCCCTTTGCGATCTCCATGGTGGCCAGGTGGATGACGGAATCGTCCGACTCGCCGGAGTTCAAGATCGCCTATCAAAATGCGTTGGTCTGGCTTCGCGCCAACATCGAGGATTTGGAAGACCCTGAACAGACGCTGGAAGATCTTCGGATTCTCTATGAGGTCGGTACTCTCGTAAGCGGAGAGAACTCGACGCCTGACGCCGC is a window from the Myxococcales bacterium genome containing:
- a CDS encoding fused MFS/spermidine synthase, whose product is MTRAAALFLAIFTGFTGLVYQVTWQKYLATLLGSHSEATAAVLGIFLGGLSLGYSVFGTVTERLIDRAAARGKSPNLLLVYGGIEAGIGIYALAFPWLFRSALSISYMLPHGNPGIGFASDVILAALLIGPPTVLMGATIPVLTQALSRSIEDATRFHAFVYGLNTVGAFVGALAAGFYVVPLFGLDGTVVRMGVINLLAGAGYAALGLGLGNHVVEASADPEPAPDGAEISGGAFYLLVALLIGFSMMTLETTLIRLAGLTFGSSQFTFSMVVAAFVLCIAIGGLSVSGLSQISKSVLVVVMWALVMVLWWLYFLLPQAPYWVFLLRSTFENTNLAFYIYHFVGFALLVAVLGIPVFLSGMTLPLLFHHLRREYGELGALAGRLYSWNTVGSLLGALIGGYALFFWFDLHHIYRFALAALIISAAITTIRVYRLRAVLAVGILPILFFLSVQPPWYRTLLSQGLFRESMMPPGAADGYQLFVDRYISPEDVKIRFHEDGPNTTVTIQEINFDNDKENSLTVRVNGKSDGNTMSDYVTMTLLGILPAIMADEHKRAFVIGWGTGMTAGTLGALDGVEEVVVAEISPAIIRSAPLFDRYNYDASRNPKIHLNQGDAYRALTRSEKKFDIIVSEPSNPWVVGVEMLYSREFLELARSRLAPGGVYAQWFHRYETDDETLDLILRTYASVFDHVSVWGAQPKDLIILGLSESGPALDFYRLLERAGKPPYKGPLASMGIDLPSKLMIRELVPFGVIHAAGLEGPLHTLYRPILADMAGKAFYRRGDAYLPFTGFGEPARIGAKNSMWKRYSDYVGGQFSDEERLAVIDAALDQMRPFAISMVARWMTESSDSPEFKIAYQNALVWLRANIEDLEDPEQTLEDLRILYEVGTLVSGENSTPDAAWRLSRAFASYYYHGAPFSEPALRSAWTHCQNQIRTEEACRSRVEIEAKNSIDLMFGGEAEFEKSVRNCMREARGGVALCQYGEQQADRLLRGDLSGLEGPVGNPRSPF